The Deltaproteobacteria bacterium genome has a window encoding:
- a CDS encoding NAD(P)H-hydrate dehydratase, whose product MRYVVTADQMRAIDRATIDEIGLPGAVLMETAGRAVAEVVRARRRAGATVAVVCGAGNNGGDGYVAARVLREWGYAASAYLAADRAKVAGDAALHLRVLEQCGGRVASIATEADLLEHERAIERADVVVDALFGTGLARDVTGHYARVVAVLNRARGFKVAVDIPSGLAADTGAVLGVAFNADATVTMAFDKPALVSSPGFARCGEVTVAEIGIPAELARVHGVSLAVFERDDAAAALPATTPVDHKGRRGHALVIAGSPGKWGAGRMAARAALRAGAGLVTLAGPRADAAAPDEVMTAAIDPEAAGFDVALAELLAGKRAVAIGPGMPATAAGAALVRAVLERAEVPVVIDADALNHMAGDLAAVAAARAPVVLTPHPGEAGRLLGCSAADIERDRIAAVRRLAERTRAVVVLKGARTLVCDGAVDGFTTVNPTGNAAMATAGAGDVLTGVIVALAAQGAPPADAARAGVFLHGLAGDRAARGRIDAGLMAGDLIDELPRARADLTRRARPAPVGAEGAGPPD is encoded by the coding sequence GTGCGCTACGTAGTCACCGCCGATCAAATGCGCGCGATCGACCGCGCGACCATCGACGAGATCGGGCTTCCGGGTGCGGTCCTGATGGAGACGGCCGGGCGGGCCGTCGCCGAGGTGGTGCGCGCGCGCCGGCGCGCGGGCGCCACGGTCGCGGTCGTGTGCGGCGCCGGCAACAACGGCGGCGACGGCTACGTGGCCGCACGCGTGTTGCGCGAGTGGGGCTACGCCGCGTCCGCGTACCTGGCGGCCGACCGCGCGAAGGTCGCCGGCGACGCGGCGCTGCACTTGCGCGTGCTCGAACAGTGCGGCGGCCGCGTCGCGTCGATCGCCACCGAGGCGGACCTGCTCGAACACGAGCGCGCCATCGAGCGGGCCGACGTCGTCGTCGACGCATTGTTCGGCACCGGGCTCGCGCGCGACGTGACCGGCCACTACGCGCGCGTCGTCGCGGTCCTCAACCGGGCGCGCGGGTTCAAGGTTGCGGTGGACATCCCGAGCGGGCTGGCGGCGGACACCGGCGCGGTGCTCGGCGTCGCGTTCAACGCGGACGCGACCGTGACGATGGCGTTCGACAAGCCGGCGCTGGTGTCGTCGCCGGGATTCGCCCGCTGTGGCGAGGTCACGGTGGCCGAGATCGGCATCCCGGCCGAGTTGGCGCGCGTGCACGGCGTGTCCCTCGCCGTGTTCGAGCGGGACGACGCGGCGGCGGCGCTGCCGGCGACGACGCCGGTCGACCACAAGGGGCGGCGCGGCCACGCGCTCGTCATCGCCGGGTCGCCCGGCAAGTGGGGCGCCGGCCGCATGGCCGCGCGGGCGGCGCTGCGGGCGGGGGCCGGCCTGGTGACGCTCGCCGGTCCGCGGGCCGACGCCGCGGCGCCCGACGAGGTGATGACCGCGGCGATCGACCCGGAAGCGGCGGGCTTCGACGTCGCGCTGGCAGAACTGCTCGCCGGCAAGCGCGCAGTCGCGATCGGCCCGGGCATGCCGGCGACCGCGGCCGGCGCGGCGCTCGTCCGCGCGGTGCTCGAGCGTGCGGAGGTCCCCGTCGTGATCGATGCGGACGCACTCAACCACATGGCGGGCGACCTCGCCGCCGTCGCCGCCGCGCGGGCGCCCGTCGTACTCACGCCGCACCCGGGGGAGGCCGGCCGCCTGCTCGGGTGTAGTGCGGCCGACATCGAGCGGGATCGGATCGCCGCGGTGCGGCGCCTCGCGGAGCGGACGCGCGCGGTCGTCGTACTCAAGGGCGCGCGCACGCTCGTGTGCGACGGGGCGGTCGACGGCTTCACGACGGTCAACCCGACGGGAAACGCGGCGATGGCGACCGCCGGCGCGGGCGACGTGCTCACCGGCGTGATCGTCGCGCTGGCCGCGCAGGGCGCGCCGCCGGCGGACGCCGCGCGCGCCGGCGTGTTCCTGCACGGCCTGGCCGGCGACCGCGCGGCGCGCGGCCGGATCGACGCGGGGCTCATGGCGGGCGATCTGATCGACGAGCTGCCGCGCGCGCGGGCCGACCTCACCCGCCGTGCGCGGCCCGCGCCGGTCGGAGCCGAGGGCGCCGGCCCGCCGGATTGA
- a CDS encoding holo-ACP synthase, translating to MIVGIGLDVAEIPRIAGLIDRWGDRFVHKLFTPGERAYSDARAHRASHYAARFAAKEAALKALGVPPGLRWHELEVVKEAGRPPRLVLAGAARAAADALGVVAVHLTLTHAAGVAAAVVVAEADERGRPCAT from the coding sequence GTGATCGTCGGCATTGGCCTCGACGTCGCCGAGATCCCGCGCATCGCCGGATTGATCGATCGCTGGGGCGATCGGTTCGTGCACAAACTGTTCACGCCCGGCGAACGCGCGTATTCCGACGCGCGCGCGCACCGGGCCAGCCACTACGCGGCGCGGTTTGCGGCGAAGGAAGCGGCGCTCAAGGCGCTCGGCGTGCCGCCCGGACTTCGCTGGCACGAACTCGAGGTCGTCAAGGAAGCGGGGCGACCGCCGCGCCTGGTGCTCGCGGGGGCGGCGCGGGCGGCGGCGGACGCACTCGGCGTCGTGGCCGTTCATTTGACGCTCACGCACGCCGCCGGCGTGGCGGCGGCAGTCGTCGTCGCCGAGGCGGACGAAAGGGGGAGGCCGTGCGCTACGTAG
- a CDS encoding phosphoglucosamine mutase, translating into MHAVTSEGHQVERKLFGTDGVRGVANVEPMTPETVLRLGMAVAAQLESQGRRDRVVIGKDTRLSGYLFETALASGIVSMGGDVWLTGPLPTPGIAFVTASMRADAGVVISASHNPYQDNGIKLFSRDGFKLDDAVEAEIERLMASDELAARRARAGDIGHATRIDDAAGRYIVFCKNTFPRHLSLDGVKIVVDCAHGAAYKVAPRVFEELGARVVAIHASPDGTNINAGCGALHPEAMCERVVAEGADFGVALDGDADRAVLCDAAGRVVDGDAVMALCATRMKAAGTLARNTVVATVMSNIGLERALRAHGIALVRTAVGDRYVVDAMRRDGYNFGGEQSGHLVFLDHNTTGDGIVAALRVLEVMVSEGRPLADLASVMERAPQVLVNVAVAHKRPLAELPDVQKLIAAIEDDLGDDGRVLVRYSGTEPKARVMIEGPDEAAIRARAEELAAAIRAACA; encoded by the coding sequence ATGCACGCCGTGACGAGCGAGGGACACCAGGTCGAACGCAAGCTGTTCGGAACCGACGGCGTGCGCGGCGTGGCCAACGTCGAGCCGATGACCCCGGAGACGGTGTTGCGGCTCGGCATGGCGGTCGCCGCGCAACTCGAGAGCCAGGGCCGGCGCGACCGCGTGGTGATCGGCAAGGATACGCGGCTGTCGGGCTACCTGTTCGAGACCGCGCTGGCCAGCGGCATCGTGTCGATGGGCGGCGACGTATGGCTCACCGGTCCGCTGCCGACGCCGGGCATCGCGTTCGTCACCGCGTCGATGCGCGCCGACGCGGGGGTGGTGATCTCCGCGTCGCACAACCCGTACCAGGACAACGGTATCAAGTTGTTTTCGCGCGACGGGTTCAAGCTCGACGACGCGGTCGAGGCGGAGATCGAGCGGTTGATGGCGTCGGACGAGCTTGCCGCCCGCCGCGCGCGGGCCGGCGACATCGGCCACGCGACGCGCATCGACGATGCCGCGGGCCGCTACATCGTGTTTTGCAAGAACACCTTCCCGCGCCACCTGTCGCTCGACGGCGTCAAGATCGTCGTCGATTGTGCGCATGGCGCAGCCTACAAGGTGGCGCCGCGGGTGTTCGAGGAACTCGGCGCGCGCGTGGTCGCGATCCACGCATCCCCGGACGGCACGAACATCAACGCGGGCTGCGGCGCGCTTCACCCCGAGGCGATGTGCGAGCGCGTCGTGGCCGAGGGAGCGGACTTCGGGGTGGCACTCGACGGCGACGCCGATCGGGCGGTGCTGTGCGACGCGGCCGGCCGCGTGGTCGACGGCGACGCGGTGATGGCGCTGTGCGCGACGCGGATGAAGGCGGCAGGCACGCTTGCGCGCAACACGGTGGTCGCCACGGTGATGTCGAACATCGGCCTCGAGCGCGCGCTGCGCGCGCACGGGATCGCGCTCGTGCGCACCGCGGTCGGCGACCGCTACGTGGTCGACGCGATGCGCCGCGACGGATACAACTTCGGCGGCGAGCAGTCTGGACACCTGGTGTTTCTCGATCACAACACCACCGGCGACGGCATCGTCGCCGCGCTGCGCGTGCTCGAAGTCATGGTGTCGGAGGGGCGGCCGCTGGCGGACCTCGCCTCCGTGATGGAACGCGCGCCGCAGGTGCTGGTCAACGTTGCCGTCGCGCACAAACGGCCGCTGGCAGAACTGCCGGACGTCCAGAAGCTGATCGCCGCGATCGAGGACGACCTGGGCGACGATGGCCGCGTGCTGGTGCGCTACAGCGGCACCGAGCCGAAGGCGCGCGTGATGATCGAGGGACCGGACGAGGCGGCGATTCGGGCGCGGGCCGAGGAGTTGGCGGCCGCGATACGCGCCGCGTGCGCGTGA
- a CDS encoding transposase: protein MERERHRGGRTPQLRPRRRAYPLLGIQRRRPARRRHRGRRGRPGRRRRALRLGGCPARSAPRAKSIGPRARRDEGAGRARGTEQPRGTRVQGHRASPRRPDGRTPTRGDPLFLDVVRVRANPGVPRRDLPDRLGPWKSVYNRFAD from the coding sequence GTGGAACGTGAGCGCCATCGCGGCGGGCGAACGCCACAACTGCGCCCTCGCCGACGGGCGTATCCGCTGTTGGGGATACAACGGCGCCGGCCAGCTCGGCGACGGCACCGCGGCCGACGCGGTCGCCCCGGTCGACGTCGACGTGCCCTGCGACTAGGAGGCTGTCCTGCACGGAGTGCGCCTCGGGCGAAGTCCATCGGACCTCGGGCGAGGCGCGACGAAGGCGCTGGGCGGGCCCGAGGAACTGAGCAGCCACGCGGCACGAGGGTTCAGGGACATCGCGCGTCGCCACGCCGCCCCGACGGGCGGACGCCGACACGCGGCGATCCGCTGTTCCTCGACGTGGTACGGGTTCGGGCCAACCCGGGAGTGCCCCGGCGCGATCTTCCCGATCGCCTCGGGCCGTGGAAGTCGGTGTACAACCGGTTCGCCGACTGA
- a CDS encoding TonB-dependent receptor, with protein MRDGLVRVHNPSEEVTMLERTAGLAALALTASSVAYAQSEEPRGIDSPAPQEPQKDKNNDTKDADSTAVVPGEVVVIEAEAPYVPVASRSVRDRDFLLRPRPRPADILRVVPGLFVTQHAGGGKANQYFLRGFDADHGTDIALSVDGVPVNMVSHGHGQGYADLNWVIPEIVQTIDVFKGPYAADQGDFATAGAVDMVTHEHIDRSSIAVSGGRFDTYRLLGIAAPVAANDWTSLFAAEAYFTNGPFLSGEKYHRYNAFARVVRAAGSRSTVAFTATSYSGGWNASGQIPEREVDAGNLDRFGSLDPTDGGNSARHSAYVTYRAYPDDASEFTLLAYAVRYRFALYSNFTFWLVDPVLGDQIEQTDDRTMTGLAAKYRVRHDVGPVRLHTTVGTAVRADAVDNALYHTAGRERLDTRVDAHVDERSIGLYGQADVAWTRWLRTVVGARVDHFGFQVDDHLEDRTTTGTVGSGVRDRVIVSPKATVVITPTRGTDVYANFGMGFHSNDARAVVRRPGRGTPLARATGYELGARSRLLDRFDLAGSAWLLDLDSETVWVGDEGGTEARGPTRRYGVDVEARAEIAPWLVADVDVTYARGRFRDLPAGEDQIPLAPRFTMTAGLSALHPRGFFGRVGARGLSARPLTEDGFLQADGFTLVDVTAGYRTDRYEISVAVDNVLDAEWREAQFATTSRVAGDPPTDRPPPAGACPDGSRVSTDDDGNFAGCEGVHFTPGAPINVMATLRLFY; from the coding sequence GTGCGCGACGGACTCGTCCGCGTTCACAACCCATCCGAGGAGGTCACCATGCTCGAACGCACGGCGGGCCTCGCTGCGCTCGCGCTGACCGCGTCGTCGGTGGCGTACGCCCAAAGCGAGGAACCGCGGGGCATCGATTCGCCTGCGCCCCAAGAGCCCCAAAAGGACAAGAACAACGACACGAAAGACGCCGATAGCACGGCTGTCGTCCCCGGCGAAGTCGTCGTCATCGAAGCAGAGGCTCCCTACGTCCCGGTCGCGTCCCGATCCGTTCGCGATCGAGACTTCCTGCTCCGGCCTCGACCGCGCCCGGCCGATATCTTGCGCGTCGTCCCCGGCCTGTTCGTGACCCAACACGCAGGCGGCGGGAAGGCGAACCAGTACTTCCTCCGCGGTTTCGACGCCGATCACGGCACCGACATCGCACTGAGCGTCGACGGCGTGCCCGTGAACATGGTCAGCCACGGCCACGGCCAGGGCTACGCCGACCTGAACTGGGTGATCCCGGAGATCGTCCAGACGATCGACGTGTTCAAGGGCCCATACGCCGCCGACCAGGGCGACTTCGCGACCGCGGGCGCCGTCGACATGGTCACCCACGAGCACATCGATCGATCGTCGATCGCGGTGTCGGGCGGCCGTTTCGATACCTATCGGCTCCTCGGCATCGCCGCGCCCGTCGCCGCAAACGACTGGACGTCCCTGTTTGCGGCAGAAGCGTACTTCACGAACGGACCGTTTCTGAGCGGCGAGAAGTACCACCGGTACAATGCGTTCGCCCGAGTCGTTCGCGCCGCAGGGTCGCGTTCCACCGTCGCGTTCACGGCGACGAGCTACAGCGGCGGCTGGAACGCATCCGGGCAGATTCCCGAACGCGAGGTCGACGCGGGGAATCTCGACCGTTTCGGCTCGCTCGACCCGACCGATGGCGGTAACTCGGCTCGCCACAGCGCGTATGTCACCTATCGCGCCTACCCGGACGACGCGAGCGAGTTCACGCTGCTGGCATATGCCGTGCGCTACCGCTTCGCGCTCTACTCGAACTTCACATTCTGGTTGGTCGATCCCGTTTTGGGCGATCAGATCGAGCAAACCGACGATCGCACGATGACCGGTCTGGCGGCGAAGTACCGCGTTCGGCACGACGTCGGGCCGGTTCGGCTCCACACCACCGTGGGCACCGCGGTCCGCGCCGACGCCGTCGACAACGCCCTGTATCACACCGCCGGCCGGGAGCGGCTCGACACGCGCGTGGATGCGCACGTCGACGAGCGGAGCATCGGCCTATACGGTCAGGCAGACGTGGCGTGGACGCGGTGGCTGCGGACCGTCGTCGGCGCCCGCGTCGATCATTTCGGCTTCCAGGTAGACGACCACCTCGAGGACCGCACGACCACCGGCACCGTCGGTTCCGGCGTGCGCGACCGCGTCATCGTCAGCCCGAAGGCAACCGTCGTGATCACGCCCACCCGCGGCACCGATGTCTACGCCAACTTCGGCATGGGCTTTCACTCCAACGACGCGCGCGCGGTGGTTCGACGTCCCGGCCGCGGCACTCCGCTCGCCCGCGCGACCGGCTACGAGCTCGGCGCGCGGTCGCGACTCCTCGATCGATTCGACCTCGCCGGATCGGCCTGGTTGCTCGACCTCGACAGCGAAACCGTGTGGGTAGGCGATGAAGGTGGAACCGAAGCGCGGGGCCCCACGCGCCGCTACGGAGTGGACGTCGAAGCCCGGGCGGAGATCGCTCCGTGGCTCGTCGCGGATGTGGACGTCACCTACGCGCGCGGGCGGTTCCGCGACCTACCGGCGGGCGAGGATCAGATCCCACTGGCGCCGCGCTTCACGATGACGGCCGGCCTTTCGGCGCTCCACCCGCGGGGCTTCTTCGGCCGCGTCGGCGCCCGCGGCCTGTCGGCCCGGCCGCTCACGGAAGACGGATTCCTGCAAGCTGACGGGTTCACGCTCGTCGATGTGACCGCGGGGTACCGAACCGACCGCTACGAGATATCCGTCGCGGTGGACAACGTGCTCGACGCCGAGTGGCGCGAAGCACAGTTCGCGACGACGTCGCGCGTCGCTGGGGACCCGCCCACCGACAGGCCGCCTCCCGCCGGCGCCTGTCCGGACGGGTCGCGCGTGAGCACCGACGACGACGGCAACTTCGCCGGCTGCGAAGGCGTCCACTTCACTCCCGGCGCCCCCATCAACGTCATGGCCACGCTCCGCCTTTTCTACTAG